A single genomic interval of Tenuifilum sp. 4138str harbors:
- a CDS encoding glycine--tRNA ligase encodes MTQEELFKKLIAHSKEYGFVFPSSEIYDGLSAVYDYGQNGVELKNNIRRYWWEAMTRLNENIVGIDAAIFMHPTTWVASGHVGAFNDPLIDNKDSKKRYRADVLIEEWMEKQREKIDKEVEKARKRFGDAFNEELFRQTNPRVVELSESITTVNHRMVEALEQNNLAEVKKIIEDCEIVCPISGTRNWTEVRQFNLMFETKLGSVSDEANTIYLRPETAQGIFVNYINVQKTGRMKIPFGIAQVGKAFRNEIVARQFIFRMREFEQMEMQYFVRPGEEMKWYEFWMEKRMRWHRAMGFGDSKYRFHKHEKLAHYANAASDIEFEFPFGFKEVEGIHSRTDFDLANHQKHSGKKLQYFDPDINQSYIPYVIETSIGLDRTFLLVLSAAYAEEKVAKEDGTSDERVVLRIPPALAPVKLAVFPLVKKDGLPEMARKIMDDLKFDFACQYEEKDTIGKRYRRHDAIGTPFCITVDHQTLDDETVTIRYRDTMEQERVPASRLREIMNDKVSLTNLLRQI; translated from the coding sequence ATGACACAGGAGGAACTATTCAAAAAGCTGATTGCACATAGCAAGGAGTATGGATTTGTATTCCCATCGAGTGAGATTTACGACGGGCTTAGCGCTGTTTACGATTACGGGCAGAACGGCGTTGAGCTGAAGAATAACATACGCCGTTACTGGTGGGAGGCCATGACACGCCTGAACGAAAACATTGTTGGTATTGATGCGGCTATCTTCATGCACCCTACAACCTGGGTGGCATCGGGGCATGTGGGCGCTTTCAATGACCCTCTTATCGACAACAAGGATAGTAAGAAACGTTACCGTGCCGATGTACTCATTGAGGAATGGATGGAAAAGCAGCGCGAAAAGATAGATAAAGAGGTTGAAAAAGCCCGCAAGCGTTTTGGCGATGCTTTTAACGAAGAGCTTTTCCGCCAAACCAACCCAAGGGTAGTTGAACTTTCCGAAAGCATTACCACCGTTAACCATAGGATGGTTGAGGCTCTGGAACAGAACAACCTGGCTGAGGTTAAAAAGATAATTGAGGATTGCGAGATAGTTTGCCCCATTTCAGGTACCCGCAACTGGACTGAGGTACGCCAGTTTAACCTGATGTTTGAAACCAAGCTTGGCTCGGTTAGCGATGAGGCAAACACAATCTACCTTAGACCCGAAACCGCTCAGGGTATTTTTGTTAACTACATCAACGTTCAGAAAACCGGGCGTATGAAAATTCCTTTTGGAATTGCCCAGGTGGGAAAGGCTTTCCGCAACGAGATTGTTGCCCGGCAGTTCATATTCCGCATGCGTGAGTTTGAACAAATGGAAATGCAGTATTTTGTTCGCCCTGGCGAGGAGATGAAATGGTATGAGTTCTGGATGGAGAAACGCATGCGTTGGCATCGCGCCATGGGGTTTGGCGACAGCAAGTACCGCTTCCATAAGCACGAGAAACTTGCCCATTATGCCAATGCCGCTTCCGATATCGAGTTTGAATTCCCATTCGGGTTTAAGGAGGTGGAAGGGATTCATTCCCGCACCGATTTCGATTTGGCTAACCACCAAAAGCACTCGGGTAAAAAGCTGCAGTACTTTGATCCCGACATCAACCAAAGCTATATTCCTTACGTAATTGAAACATCAATTGGCTTAGACCGTACTTTCCTGCTTGTTCTTTCGGCTGCTTACGCTGAGGAAAAAGTGGCTAAGGAGGATGGTACCAGCGATGAGCGCGTAGTGCTTCGCATACCGCCTGCCCTGGCTCCTGTTAAGCTTGCTGTTTTCCCACTGGTTAAAAAGGATGGATTACCCGAGATGGCCCGCAAAATAATGGACGACCTAAAATTCGATTTTGCATGCCAGTACGAGGAAAAGGATACTATTGGCAAGCGTTACCGCCGCCACGATGCAATTGGTACTCCATTCTGTATTACCGTCGACCACCAAACGCTCGACGATGAAACGGTAACCATTCGCTACCGCGATACCATGGAGCAAGAGCGTGTTCCCGCATCGCGCCTGCGCGAGATAATGAACGATAAGGTTTCGCTAACTAACCTACTACGTCAAATATAA
- a CDS encoding YfiR/HmsC family protein, translated as MVRLKPFITTITKYLVLLFVLTSAVHAQYLANSTNNKSIKIDEVKPLSQIPEYKIKAALILNIASNIEWPNERIIKEFGILIVDSDTLIYNEIRSVEPSYKLKGKPIKVYLSSLPVRKPTEYSIIYLSHSYSPLVNSIYQQIVGKGVLIVTDEGTERLLTMVNLFLNQEKQNVSFEINRHTLEENGFTLSPKLVALGGSFIDIKELYLKTYHQLIEENKKLQQLQTDLTRYQQEKAEYESEIRTLNERVNRLNQNTAVLEKQYANASVSLKQKDSLLLIATKEIAKKVAESQKLQIAINKQVALINSSRSQLDSLNKQIVQTQKVLDQKQKEIEEQDIVISEKESIILKQQRRFFIMLIALVGISFTLVFAFWAYSIKRKLNIKLEKQVEIRTNELNISRQHYQRLFDNSPVAMLELDLSLLLNYVTSIGIPLDSMYEVDRSFSIAKVREGLKYIQVVNVNNAALKLLGFESKDDAIENYIRTYSEESLETFREVYKALIERKQFSEYESIRNTKEGKKLFVVLKWIVLPGHSHDYSRVLLSITDITKLKEYEKELTQHRDHLEEIVEERTQQIVQLNKMLQESNEELLLKTEELEQTIRLLEDAQKQLVQQEKMASLGMLTAGIAHEINNPINFISGSQQAIESLLDELWNSLNIYRENALKYSPQNITNEIETNNSIQVEELYSSIKLMLRNIEIGIERTTGIIRSLKAFVRSDSKEYVPVSIPETIADVLNMLRGNYKDRIEIIQHYDQDLPKVKCYPNQLHQVVMNLVANAIDAIPGEGKIYISGEFSNSDNSVTIRIKDTGAGIPSDIQEKIFDPFFTTKDAGKGTGLGLYITYNIIKSLNGDIKVNSAPNQGAEFTVTLPTYEKI; from the coding sequence ATGGTTCGCTTAAAGCCTTTCATAACAACCATTACAAAATATCTTGTACTGCTTTTTGTATTAACTAGCGCGGTTCATGCACAGTATCTTGCAAATTCCACAAATAACAAGTCAATAAAAATTGACGAGGTAAAACCTTTATCACAAATTCCTGAGTATAAAATTAAAGCAGCCCTTATCCTTAATATTGCCAGTAACATTGAATGGCCAAACGAAAGGATTATTAAAGAATTCGGAATACTAATTGTTGACAGCGATACACTTATATACAATGAAATCAGAAGTGTTGAACCCAGCTATAAGCTTAAAGGGAAACCCATAAAAGTATATCTTTCGTCGCTTCCAGTAAGAAAGCCAACAGAATATTCAATTATTTACCTAAGCCACAGCTATAGCCCTTTAGTTAACTCAATTTACCAGCAAATAGTTGGTAAAGGTGTGCTCATTGTTACCGATGAAGGAACTGAACGGCTACTTACCATGGTAAACCTTTTTCTCAACCAGGAAAAACAAAATGTATCATTCGAGATTAACCGGCATACCCTTGAGGAGAATGGATTTACCCTCAGCCCAAAGCTTGTTGCCCTTGGTGGGAGCTTTATTGATATTAAAGAGCTTTACCTAAAAACCTACCACCAGCTAATTGAAGAGAATAAAAAACTGCAGCAACTACAAACCGACCTAACCCGCTACCAGCAAGAAAAAGCAGAATACGAAAGCGAGATCAGAACGCTAAACGAAAGGGTTAATAGATTAAATCAAAATACTGCGGTTCTTGAGAAACAGTATGCCAATGCAAGTGTTTCCCTTAAGCAAAAAGATAGCTTGCTCCTAATTGCAACGAAGGAGATTGCCAAAAAAGTTGCAGAGAGTCAAAAACTGCAGATAGCTATCAATAAACAAGTGGCATTGATAAACTCCTCGCGTAGCCAACTGGACTCACTGAACAAACAAATTGTTCAAACCCAAAAAGTTTTAGACCAGAAACAAAAGGAGATTGAGGAACAGGACATAGTTATATCGGAAAAGGAGAGTATCATTCTTAAGCAGCAAAGACGATTTTTTATTATGCTTATTGCCCTTGTAGGAATCTCATTTACTCTGGTATTTGCGTTTTGGGCATACAGCATTAAACGAAAACTCAACATCAAACTTGAAAAACAGGTAGAGATTAGAACAAACGAATTAAACATAAGCCGACAACACTACCAAAGGCTTTTCGATAATTCACCTGTGGCTATGCTTGAGCTTGACCTGTCGCTCCTTTTAAACTACGTAACTTCTATCGGAATTCCTTTGGATTCGATGTACGAAGTTGATCGTAGTTTCTCCATTGCAAAAGTACGTGAAGGCCTTAAATACATACAAGTTGTAAATGTGAATAATGCAGCATTAAAGCTGCTTGGGTTTGAAAGCAAAGATGATGCTATTGAAAATTACATAAGAACCTACTCCGAAGAATCGCTTGAGACATTCCGGGAAGTTTACAAAGCATTAATAGAACGAAAGCAGTTCAGCGAGTACGAAAGTATAAGGAATACAAAGGAAGGTAAGAAGCTTTTTGTGGTTTTAAAGTGGATAGTACTACCCGGACACTCCCACGATTACTCCAGAGTGTTGCTATCAATTACTGACATAACAAAGCTTAAGGAATACGAGAAAGAGTTGACCCAACACCGTGATCATCTGGAGGAAATTGTTGAAGAACGCACCCAACAGATTGTCCAGCTGAACAAAATGCTCCAGGAGTCAAATGAAGAGCTACTGCTTAAAACCGAGGAGTTAGAACAAACCATACGTTTACTGGAAGATGCCCAAAAGCAGCTTGTACAGCAGGAAAAAATGGCCTCGCTTGGTATGCTCACCGCAGGGATTGCGCATGAAATAAATAACCCCATTAACTTCATTAGCGGGAGCCAACAGGCTATCGAATCGCTGCTCGATGAGCTTTGGAATAGCCTGAACATATACCGCGAAAATGCCCTAAAGTACTCGCCCCAAAACATTACCAATGAAATTGAAACCAATAATAGCATTCAGGTTGAGGAACTTTACAGCTCCATAAAGTTAATGCTTCGGAATATTGAAATTGGTATTGAGAGAACTACTGGTATTATCAGGAGCCTAAAAGCCTTCGTTCGGTCCGATAGTAAAGAGTACGTTCCGGTTTCAATACCCGAAACCATTGCCGATGTGCTCAACATGCTGCGGGGTAACTATAAGGATAGAATTGAGATTATTCAGCACTACGACCAGGACCTTCCCAAAGTCAAATGTTACCCTAACCAGCTACATCAGGTTGTTATGAATTTGGTAGCCAATGCCATTGATGCCATACCGGGTGAAGGAAAAATTTACATAAGCGGTGAGTTCTCCAACTCCGATAACAGCGTTACCATTCGTATAAAAGATACTGGCGCAGGAATCCCAAGCGATATCCAGGAAAAGATCTTCGACCCGTTCTTCACCACTAAGGATGCTGGTAAAGGAACTGGTTTGGGGCTTTACATCACCTACAATATTATAAAGTCATTAAATGGCGATATAAAAGTAAACTCAGCACCAAATCAAGGGGCTGAGTTTACAGTAACACTTCCAACTTATGAGAAGATTTAG
- a CDS encoding response regulator, with protein MEKKVLYVDDVVINLELFKINFRNDFTILVADSAQEGLDILKNEDINVIISDLKMPHMNGIDFIERIKRENPQKICILLTAFMESEVMLRAINEELVYRYIMKPWKKDELRDIIESAFKRFEKH; from the coding sequence ATGGAAAAAAAGGTATTATACGTTGATGATGTGGTAATTAACCTTGAACTATTTAAGATTAACTTCCGGAACGATTTTACCATACTTGTAGCCGATTCGGCTCAAGAGGGGCTCGATATCCTTAAGAACGAGGACATCAATGTGATTATATCGGATCTGAAGATGCCCCACATGAACGGCATCGATTTTATCGAGAGGATTAAAAGGGAAAACCCTCAAAAAATATGTATCCTCCTTACGGCATTCATGGAATCAGAGGTCATGCTCAGGGCTATTAATGAGGAGTTGGTGTACCGCTACATCATGAAGCCCTGGAAGAAGGATGAGTTACGTGATATAATTGAGTCAGCTTTTAAAAGGTTTGAAAAGCATTAG
- a CDS encoding fibrobacter succinogenes major paralogous domain-containing protein, which yields MKCLGKAMVVLLVLVGYGISAQVPQRIAYQAVLRNADGTVMANQQVELQVLLHKTTATGDVVYSETHTKTTTSQGLVAFEIGAGTVNAGTFSGISWSDPIFLELKVRKQDQQSFTDLGTSQIVAVPYAFLAEKSLNASNGISSLGAVGNTVFSNGVEWAPTARVSVLDSTVIVSPGGGHDPDKPIFAVTNSQGQVVMAVYETGVRFNVEGSSGKGAKGGFAVGGLTNGKAPAPTYFQLEPSYAQFLFDQTNLTKGAKGGFAVGGLTNGKGDTLTYMTIHPDSTRFFIDDSPVVKGAKGGFAVGGLTNGKSGTNVYMSLLPDSIRFAFDDSNTKGAKGGFAVGGLTNAKSSNPNFFEVTPDSTYIVNTMVSYSDMVVAGNVTTNVGMPEPPVADVDGNTYRTVKIGTQVWMAENLKTTKYSDGVPINPSHFYKFTTPDSTTVFGNYYLDSAVTVSGKNVCPDGWHVPTQAEWETMFAFVSGADWTLNSANLGKKIIEPYREVLAGIFNWIPDQGVLFATNETGFTARGGGSTFWDMFYWMPPYTGSNAYFWVSTGGTIEIVSIDNYTGSVSITEGSSGSAYSVRCVKN from the coding sequence ATGAAATGTTTAGGAAAGGCAATGGTGGTACTACTGGTGCTAGTAGGCTATGGAATTAGCGCACAGGTACCCCAACGGATAGCCTACCAGGCAGTCCTGCGGAATGCCGATGGAACCGTAATGGCAAACCAGCAGGTTGAGCTACAGGTATTGCTGCATAAAACAACCGCCACCGGCGACGTTGTATACTCCGAGACCCATACCAAAACCACCACCAGTCAGGGTTTGGTTGCCTTTGAGATTGGTGCGGGCACGGTTAACGCGGGCACTTTTAGCGGTATCAGCTGGAGCGATCCCATCTTCCTGGAGCTGAAGGTAAGAAAGCAGGATCAGCAAAGTTTTACTGACCTGGGAACAAGCCAGATAGTTGCTGTACCCTACGCCTTTCTGGCGGAAAAATCGTTGAACGCCAGCAACGGGATATCCAGCTTGGGAGCAGTTGGGAATACCGTATTTTCCAATGGAGTGGAATGGGCGCCCACCGCAAGGGTAAGCGTTCTGGACAGTACGGTAATAGTATCACCCGGAGGGGGGCATGATCCCGACAAACCCATTTTTGCGGTTACCAACTCGCAGGGTCAGGTTGTAATGGCGGTTTACGAAACCGGGGTACGATTTAATGTTGAGGGAAGCAGCGGCAAGGGGGCCAAGGGTGGATTTGCCGTGGGCGGACTAACCAACGGTAAAGCCCCAGCACCCACCTACTTCCAGCTGGAGCCCTCCTATGCCCAGTTCCTGTTTGACCAGACCAACCTGACCAAGGGAGCCAAGGGCGGCTTTGCCGTGGGTGGCCTCACCAATGGCAAGGGCGATACGCTCACCTACATGACCATACACCCCGACAGCACAAGGTTCTTTATCGATGACAGCCCAGTGGTAAAGGGGGCCAAGGGCGGCTTTGCGGTTGGCGGTCTCACCAACGGGAAGTCGGGAACCAATGTTTACATGTCGTTACTACCCGACAGCATCCGGTTTGCTTTTGACGACAGCAACACCAAGGGAGCCAAGGGCGGCTTTGCTGTAGGGGGGTTAACAAACGCTAAGTCTAGCAATCCTAATTTCTTTGAGGTAACCCCGGATAGCACATACATTGTAAACACCATGGTATCGTACAGCGATATGGTGGTTGCAGGGAATGTGACAACCAATGTGGGGATGCCGGAACCCCCGGTTGCCGATGTCGACGGTAATACCTACCGAACGGTTAAGATAGGCACGCAGGTATGGATGGCCGAAAACCTAAAAACCACCAAGTACTCTGATGGTGTACCAATTAATCCCAGTCACTTTTATAAATTTACAACCCCTGACTCTACAACCGTATTTGGAAACTACTACTTGGATAGCGCAGTAACAGTTAGCGGTAAAAATGTTTGCCCCGACGGTTGGCATGTGCCAACACAAGCTGAATGGGAAACTATGTTTGCTTTCGTATCCGGTGCCGATTGGACTTTAAATTCAGCCAACCTAGGGAAGAAGATTATTGAGCCGTATCGTGAAGTTCTTGCTGGAATTTTCAACTGGATTCCTGATCAAGGTGTATTATTTGCAACCAATGAGACTGGATTTACAGCCCGTGGTGGAGGTAGTACTTTCTGGGATATGTTTTATTGGATGCCTCCCTATACGGGTTCAAATGCTTATTTCTGGGTAAGTACAGGTGGTACAATAGAAATTGTTAGTATAGACAATTACACGGGAAGTGTATCTATCACCGAGGGTTCTTCTGGTTCTGCATACTCAGTCCGCTGTGTTAAGAATTAA
- a CDS encoding methyl-accepting chemotaxis protein, producing the protein MNKGILELIVIMLIALPVGILTIRYFFKNSILFLMGALIISWGILIDVMVNLKYIYPEIFPAYITTPVVIIVGVWVIYLIAKKVRYPLDKAIDDIQRISEGDLTVQVNPEFVKHDDELGRLSKSVGNLSDKLREVIDGISQAAGELESSASQLSMSATSLSEVTSEQASSLEEISSAMEEILASIQQNSENAIQTERIASSTSKKLEEGVESTNVALDSMNEIAQKIGIINDIAFQTNLLALNAAVEAARAGEHGKGFAVVAAEVRRLAERSRQAANEIIAVSQRGAEISGKAKDIMNQNVHEIIQTSDLIREITAATHEQRTGTEQVNTSVQELNNTTQQNASLSEEVAASAEELNARAKALTDLIGYFQIKK; encoded by the coding sequence ATGAATAAGGGCATACTTGAACTCATAGTAATAATGCTAATTGCATTACCAGTGGGCATACTCACCATAAGGTACTTTTTCAAGAACTCCATTCTTTTTCTTATGGGAGCTCTAATAATATCATGGGGGATTCTTATTGATGTTATGGTTAACCTAAAGTACATCTATCCAGAAATTTTCCCTGCATACATAACTACACCTGTAGTTATTATTGTAGGTGTTTGGGTGATATACTTAATAGCAAAAAAGGTACGTTATCCCCTAGACAAGGCAATTGATGATATTCAAAGAATAAGCGAGGGTGATCTCACAGTACAGGTTAATCCTGAGTTTGTTAAGCACGACGATGAACTCGGGAGGTTAAGTAAATCGGTAGGCAATCTTTCCGATAAGTTACGCGAGGTGATCGATGGCATTTCACAGGCCGCAGGAGAGCTGGAATCATCGGCAAGCCAGTTGAGCATGAGTGCCACCAGCCTATCGGAGGTTACCTCGGAGCAAGCTTCGTCGTTGGAGGAGATATCCAGCGCCATGGAGGAGATCCTGGCCAGCATACAGCAGAACTCGGAGAATGCCATTCAAACAGAGCGCATTGCCTCATCCACGTCAAAGAAGCTGGAGGAGGGTGTTGAGTCCACCAATGTGGCGCTGGACTCCATGAACGAGATAGCGCAGAAGATTGGAATCATCAATGATATTGCATTCCAAACCAACCTGCTGGCGCTTAACGCAGCCGTTGAGGCTGCCCGTGCGGGTGAGCATGGGAAGGGCTTTGCCGTGGTAGCTGCCGAGGTAAGGCGCTTGGCCGAGCGTAGCCGTCAGGCCGCCAACGAGATTATTGCAGTATCGCAGCGGGGAGCGGAGATATCGGGCAAGGCCAAGGATATTATGAACCAGAACGTGCACGAGATAATACAAACCTCTGATTTAATCAGGGAGATAACCGCGGCCACCCACGAGCAGCGCACTGGAACGGAGCAGGTGAACACCTCGGTGCAGGAACTTAACAATACCACCCAGCAGAACGCATCGCTCTCGGAGGAAGTTGCAGCCAGCGCTGAGGAACTGAATGCTAGAGCTAAAGCACTTACCGATTTGATAGGGTATTTCCAGATAAAGAAGTAA
- a CDS encoding glycosyltransferase family 4 protein, producing MANPIQSPAVLIFTAETFPAMAGDGRNALLVASKLNENGYCVKLICLNPNGKLPKKEKLNGVEISRINYWYRTIIGRFSLRLSLFQYLTINCNSSSKWMIFGAMPGYKLIAFVATLKGVDCVFRSTLWGFDDAESIAGNSHRFYTRYLLGRLYGYYALNSAFANSWKSVFGSFNILQSVQGVDLKKYDIDHRNGIRHEHRGKLQIADGKFVILMVGHLIERKGFPEIADWLSRIDEDFLLLHIGSTEAPEWDTMSRYNVVMKNLKKYVEEKLGDRVRFLGRQNDTTQFYLSSDILLVASHAEGFPPNSVNEALAAGLPVLTRRIPGVADVITDGVNGFVFTDEAEFTRKLSVLINNPVRRYELGRNARVFAQDKLDINKIVPTLQNFLGL from the coding sequence ATGGCAAATCCCATTCAAAGCCCAGCGGTTTTAATTTTTACTGCCGAAACGTTCCCGGCGATGGCCGGCGATGGCCGTAATGCCCTGCTTGTAGCATCAAAACTCAATGAGAATGGCTACTGTGTAAAGCTAATCTGCCTTAACCCTAATGGGAAACTACCCAAGAAGGAAAAATTGAATGGGGTTGAGATATCCCGAATAAATTATTGGTACCGTACAATTATTGGAAGATTTTCCTTAAGGCTAAGCCTTTTCCAATACTTAACCATCAATTGTAATAGTAGTTCCAAATGGATGATTTTTGGGGCGATGCCCGGGTATAAACTAATTGCCTTTGTCGCCACCCTAAAAGGGGTTGATTGTGTTTTCCGCTCTACGCTATGGGGTTTTGATGATGCCGAGAGTATTGCCGGAAACTCACATCGGTTCTACACCCGATATTTATTGGGTAGGCTTTACGGCTACTACGCACTTAACTCTGCATTTGCAAATTCATGGAAAAGCGTTTTTGGTAGCTTTAACATTTTGCAATCGGTACAGGGTGTTGATTTAAAAAAGTACGATATCGATCATAGAAATGGGATTCGCCATGAGCATCGTGGTAAACTTCAAATTGCCGACGGTAAGTTTGTAATACTAATGGTGGGGCATCTGATTGAACGAAAAGGCTTTCCTGAAATTGCAGATTGGCTAAGTAGAATTGATGAGGATTTTCTTCTCTTGCACATTGGCAGCACCGAGGCCCCCGAATGGGATACCATGAGCAGGTATAACGTGGTAATGAAAAATCTAAAAAAATACGTTGAAGAAAAATTAGGCGATAGGGTTCGGTTCCTGGGCCGACAGAACGATACAACCCAATTTTACCTTTCGTCCGATATCCTATTGGTGGCATCGCATGCGGAGGGATTCCCGCCAAACTCGGTTAACGAGGCATTGGCCGCAGGCCTGCCAGTGCTAACCCGACGAATACCAGGCGTTGCCGATGTTATTACGGACGGTGTTAATGGCTTTGTATTTACCGATGAAGCGGAGTTTACCCGTAAGCTTTCCGTTTTGATTAACAACCCAGTTAGGCGTTATGAACTTGGGCGAAATGCCCGCGTTTTTGCTCAGGATAAACTTGATATCAATAAAATCGTTCCTACACTACAAAATTTTCTTGGTCTTTAA
- a CDS encoding head GIN domain-containing protein, whose amino-acid sequence MRFGILAALLIAATVTSTTTSAQETRNFDAKGFDGIRNSTSAEVQISQSPNYGIEVTAKSEVLNELEIVVKENVLHIKSKDNLRFSSNWGKVLVKVSCPDIKLLAQNGSGNMIALTPIKGADEFTASINGSGDILLKEIQANSVQVSINGSGNIKTSSQGKTNTLKGTSNGSGNIDLETLTSEIAQLKLNGSGDATVRCNKEFKGSINGSGSITLYGNPLIDAKVNGSGRLVRK is encoded by the coding sequence ATGAGATTCGGAATTTTAGCTGCGCTGCTTATTGCAGCAACCGTAACCAGCACAACTACAAGTGCTCAGGAAACCCGAAACTTTGATGCTAAGGGATTTGACGGAATAAGAAACAGCACATCGGCCGAGGTGCAAATTTCACAATCGCCAAACTATGGTATTGAGGTAACCGCAAAGAGTGAGGTTTTAAATGAACTTGAGATAGTTGTAAAGGAGAATGTTTTGCATATCAAAAGCAAGGACAACCTAAGATTTTCAAGTAACTGGGGTAAAGTACTGGTCAAGGTTTCATGCCCGGATATTAAACTTTTGGCTCAGAATGGCTCGGGCAATATGATTGCACTAACGCCCATAAAAGGTGCCGACGAATTTACAGCTTCAATAAATGGGAGTGGCGATATATTGCTAAAAGAGATACAGGCCAACTCGGTACAGGTAAGCATAAACGGTTCAGGTAACATAAAAACCTCATCGCAAGGGAAAACCAATACGCTAAAGGGCACCTCTAACGGGTCAGGGAATATCGATCTGGAAACACTAACCTCGGAGATTGCTCAGCTAAAGCTGAACGGTTCTGGCGATGCAACTGTAAGGTGCAACAAGGAATTTAAAGGATCAATAAACGGGAGCGGAAGCATCACGCTTTATGGTAATCCCCTTATTGATGCCAAGGTTAACGGTTCAGGACGATTAGTCCGTAAGTAA
- a CDS encoding BT0820 family HAD-type phosphatase — protein sequence MLRVAVDFDGTIVENEYPQLGKPMLFAFETLKELQKRGFVLILWTVRTGELLEEAVEFCRQNGVEFYAVNRNHPEEILDPETPRKLDVDVFIDDRNLGGFPGWDKVFSMLCPNEPYEVSQKKVLKQYKTKSFVRRIFGI from the coding sequence ATGCTCAGGGTGGCAGTTGATTTTGATGGTACAATTGTGGAGAATGAGTATCCCCAGTTGGGAAAGCCCATGCTATTTGCCTTTGAAACCCTTAAGGAACTTCAAAAAAGAGGCTTTGTCCTTATCCTATGGACTGTGCGAACCGGTGAACTGCTCGAGGAGGCTGTGGAGTTCTGCCGCCAGAATGGGGTTGAATTCTACGCAGTTAATCGCAACCACCCTGAAGAGATTCTTGACCCGGAGACTCCCCGTAAGCTCGATGTTGATGTTTTTATTGACGATCGCAACCTGGGTGGATTTCCCGGTTGGGATAAGGTGTTCAGCATGCTTTGCCCCAACGAGCCCTATGAGGTTTCGCAGAAAAAGGTTTTAAAACAGTATAAAACGAAAAGTTTTGTACGACGTATCTTTGGTATTTAA
- a CDS encoding glutaminyl-peptide cyclotransferase — MLQRISILLLVLAVACTNGRKDQLPDTTSIPAENPLHLIRFDKPTSGSIFTAGESIDITIKLTDTIQPDSIVFYRNSERIQKVSNLSFILQTQAGKPGTIQLNATAWKNGRRQTASISVKLKSNTKPASYSYRIVKAYPHDPEAYTQGLFYHNGYLYEGTGQQGASSLRKVELETGKILQSVNLSREYFGEGIAILDDKIYQLTWTNGTGFVYDAATFKPLNTFSYTTQGWGLTTNGNELIMSDGSNTIYFREPSGFSELRRIEVFDNNGPVKMLNELEYIDGKIYANVYLTDRIVIINPETGVVEGNIDMQGLLTTAQRTGKEDVLNGIAYDPNGKRIFVTGKLWGKLFQVEFIKKK, encoded by the coding sequence ATGCTACAAAGAATTTCAATTTTGCTATTAGTTCTAGCCGTTGCTTGCACAAATGGCCGAAAGGATCAACTGCCCGATACCACTAGTATTCCAGCAGAGAATCCTTTGCATCTTATCCGGTTCGACAAGCCCACAAGTGGTTCAATATTCACAGCCGGCGAAAGCATTGATATTACAATTAAACTAACCGATACCATTCAGCCCGACTCCATTGTGTTTTACCGTAACAGCGAACGAATTCAGAAAGTTAGCAATTTATCGTTCATCTTACAAACGCAAGCTGGTAAACCCGGCACAATTCAGCTGAATGCTACAGCATGGAAAAATGGGCGCAGGCAAACGGCATCAATTTCCGTAAAGCTCAAATCGAATACAAAACCTGCCAGCTACAGTTACCGAATAGTAAAAGCCTATCCGCACGACCCCGAAGCCTACACTCAGGGTTTATTCTACCATAACGGCTACCTGTACGAGGGTACTGGTCAGCAAGGCGCATCGAGTTTAAGAAAGGTTGAGCTGGAAACTGGCAAAATATTACAGAGCGTAAACCTAAGCAGGGAATACTTTGGCGAAGGCATTGCCATTCTTGATGATAAAATTTACCAGCTTACCTGGACAAACGGTACAGGCTTTGTTTACGATGCTGCCACTTTTAAACCCTTAAACACTTTCAGCTATACCACGCAGGGCTGGGGGCTAACCACCAATGGAAACGAACTTATAATGAGCGATGGCTCAAATACTATCTACTTTAGAGAGCCAAGTGGTTTTAGTGAGCTCAGGAGAATTGAAGTATTTGACAACAATGGGCCCGTTAAAATGCTTAACGAGCTAGAGTACATTGATGGTAAAATTTACGCTAATGTTTATCTGACCGATAGGATAGTAATAATTAACCCCGAAACCGGAGTGGTAGAAGGAAATATTGACATGCAGGGACTTTTAACTACTGCCCAACGAACCGGCAAGGAAGATGTATTAAACGGTATAGCATACGACCCCAATGGAAAGCGAATTTTTGTTACCGGAAAGCTATGGGGTAAACTATTTCAGGTTGAATTCATAAAGAAAAAGTAG